A window of the Maniola hyperantus chromosome 16, iAphHyp1.2, whole genome shotgun sequence genome harbors these coding sequences:
- the LOC117989557 gene encoding uncharacterized protein — protein sequence MGLPQLDTCCFVLDLKTGNIIMGCLNALLSFVMFVIMVVVACTVEPIKDLAVEERDLNAEAAFTGLYAMSIILCLMFLAKFSFDVFFVYGVLVERAGVIRAYFIMWVVFFILSMFTFFLNAPHYTAGHICMEVLYIGLNIYAILISHSFYKQLNSREEV from the exons ATGGGGCTGCCTCAACTCGACACCTGCTGTTTTGTCCTCGACTTGAAAACTGGGAACATTATCATGGGATGTTTAAACGCG CTGCTCTCCTTCGTGATGTTTGTAATCATGGTGGTGGTGGCGTGTACCGTGGAGCCTATCAAGGATTTAGCCGTGGAAGAGAGAGATCTTAACGCCGAAGCTGCCTTCACCGGCCTCTACGCCATGTCGATCATTCTGTGCCTTATGTTCCTTGCCAAGTTCAGCTTCGATGTATTCTTCGTCTACGGTGTTCTGGTG GAGCGTGCTGGTGTCATAAGGGCGTACTTCATAATGTGGGTGGTGTTTTTCATCCTGTCGATGTTCACTTTCTTCCTGAACGCTCCCCACTACACCGCTGGACACATTTGTATGGAAGTTTTGTATATTG gTCTGAATATTTACGCCATTCTGATAAGCCACAGTTTCTACAAGCAATTAAATAGTCGAGAAGAAGTATAA
- the LOC117989550 gene encoding uncharacterized protein — protein MNKINFTVNGEPYCLTGSEVSPSTSLNDYLRNTLGLVGTKAMCHEGGCGACVVSVAKTHPGTYEKHVVAVNSCLVHVLSCHEWDITTIEGVGNRKDGYNELQSRLAAFNGTQCGYCTPGMIMNMYSLYEGSEKMLTMNQVERAFAGNICRCTGYRPILDAFKSFATDVVLDDAKLLKDVEDLHEMQCANNCTKKCTKEEKDWCFIHKNSNENMLDIQMDVNRWYKAYSVEDVFKVLTREGSDSYRLVAGNTGKGVFPMAKEPRVFIDITSISTLKDSIIDENLVLGAGLSLHELMSICQRQMKNDNFRYLAHFHRHLELVANVPVKNIGTIGGNLAMKNAHHDFPSDVFLIFETVNAVITLVDSNFKCSEMNLQKFLATDLRDKLIINVKIPPLSENHLIRTYKIMPRAQNAHAIVNAGFHFTLDAVEKVVSSTIVYGSIASDYTHATRVENYLKGQILFNEHTLQKALELLDADIKPVENLPEPAPACRKAIALGLFYKAILSLHSSTNPRYKSGGTRLKRPVSHGSQTYDTDKSVWPLNQPVTKLEALTQCSGEALYVGDSISTPRDLHVAFVLSTICLGDIVKIDASDALKIPGVVAFFSAKDIPGKNNFTPKGIPSIDVEEEIFASKKISFYGQPIGIVAAVTRTKALKAAGLVRVSYKKNPAKPVLTIKDALVAPDKDKRILEAVTVTATDRGTDTTHVIKGKFHVPDQYHFTMETQSCTVAPTRRGLRVRSATQWMDLVQAAVAKTLNLPLNRVDVEAPRLGGGYGGKASRASLIACACALVAYKLNRKASLVMPLTDNMEVIGKRMPAYFVYELGVNNDGIMQYADVNFYSDGGSSINDNLASSIANPLSRLYNKKRWNIKGYSVITDKPSNTWCRAPATAEGFSAAEHIMERIADATKKDPIEVRTLNITAENSPILDLVDTFKIDCEYEARRAAIEKFNSENAWKKKGLQVSLMAYPIEYDGNFPVTISVYHADGTILIAHGGIEMGQGINTKVAQVCAYALKVPLCIVTVKGADTFSSPNSMATNGSITSESIAFATTKACNELLSRLEPVKADLNEPTWQDIVTAAFNKGINLQVSAMSSNLDKLTPYSVYGACTAEVELDVLTGNHILTRVDLVEDTGRSLSPEIDVGQIEGAFIMGLGLWTSEKLVYDPSGRLLTNRTWTYKPPGACDIPVDFRVSFKRNSLNNNGVLRSKATGEPALVLAVAVMHALHEVIVEARKEYGYHDTEWVHVDTPYSVENIILAISPNIASYHLK, from the exons atgaataaaattaattttacagttAACGGAGAACCTTATTGCTTaa cGGGTTCAGAAGTGTCACCTTCAACATCTCTCAATGACTACCTACGCAATACTTTAGGTCTGGTGGGCACCAAGGCGATGTGCCATGAGGGCGGCTGTGGCGCTTGCGTGGTGTCCGTGGCAAAGACTCATCCGGGCACTTATGAGAAACACGTGGTCGCTGTTAACTCT TGCCTAGTCCACGTGTTATCATGCCACGAATGGGACATCACCACCATAGAAGGGGTGGGGAACCGCAAGGATGGTTACAACGAGCTCCAGTCCAGACTAGCGGCCTTCAATGGCACCCAGTGTGGATACTGCACCCCTGGGATGATCATGAACATGTATAG TTTGTACGAGGGCTCGGAAAAGATGCTGACAATGAATCAGGTAGAGAGAGCATTTGCCGGCAACATCTGTCGGTGTACGGGCTATCGGCCCATCCTGGATGCCTTCAAAAGTTTTGCCACAGACGTGGTCCTAGATGACGCGAAATTATTAAAG GATGTGGAAGATCTACACGAAATGCAGTGTGCCAACAACTGCACAAAGAAATGTACAAAGGAAGAAAAGGATTGGTGCTTCATACATAAAAATAGCAACGAGAATATGTTGGACATACAGATGGATGTCAACAGATGGTACAAAGCGTATTCTGTAGAAGATGTTTTTAAG GTTCTTACTAGAGAAGGTTCGGACAGCTACAGACTCGTCGCGGGAAATACGGGAAAAG GAGTGTTTCCAATGGCAAAGGAGCCTCGTGTGTTCATCGACATAACCTCAATAAGCACGCTGAAGGACTCCATAATAGACGAGAACCTGGTACTCGGAGCTGGGCTCTCCCTCCACGAGCTGATGTCGATATGCCAGAGGCAGATGAAGAATGATAATTTTCGTTATCTGGCACATTTTCATCGTCATTTAGAGTTGGTGGCTAACGTACCAGTGAAAAAT ATAGGAACGATAGGAGGAAACCTGGCCATGAAGAATGCTCATCACGACTTTCCATCCGACGTGTTCCTTATATTTGAAACAGTTAATGCAGTTattactttag TTGACAGCAATTTCAAGTGCAGTGAAATGAATCTACAAAAGTTTTTGGCCACGGACTTGAGGGACAAGCTTATAATAAATGTAAAGATACCGCCTCTATCAGAAAACCACTTGATAAGAACTTATAAG ATAATGCCTCGCGCCCAAAACGCTCACGCGATCGTCAACGCTGGTTTCCATTTCACCTTAGATGCCGTTGAAAAAGTCGTATCTTCCACCATAGTTTACGGATCCATCGCCTCTGATTATACTCACGCGACAAGAGTTGAAAACTACCTTAAAGGGCAAATCTTGTTCAATGAACACACTCTGCAAAAGGCACTGGAATTGTTGGATGCAGATATAAAACCTGTAGAGAATTTACCGGAACCAGCACCAGCTTGTAGGAAAGCAATAGCTTTAGGATTGTTTTATAAG GCAATCTTATCACTACATTCATCAACTAATCCTCGGTACAAATCTGGCGGTACTCGTTTGAAACGACCTGTATCACACGGGAGTCAAACCTATGATACCGACAAAAGTGTGTGGCCTCTGAACCAGCCTGTAACCAAACTGGAAGCTTTAACTCAG tgCTCTGGAGAGGCGTTGTATGTTGGAGATAGCATATCTACCCCTCGTGATTTGCATGTTGCTTTTGTGCTCTCTACAATATGTCTTGGAGATATCGTGAAAATCGATGCCAGTGATGCCTTG AAAATTCCAGGCGTTGTCGCTTTTTTCTCTGCAAAAGACATCCCGGGAAAGAACAATTTCACTCCAAAAGGTATCCCCTCTATTGACGTCGAAGAAGAAATCTTTGCAAGCAAGAAAATTTCTTTTTACGGTCAACCTATTGGCATAGTAGCAGCTGTGACCAGAACAAAGGCTTTGAAAGCTGCGGGCTTAGTGAGAGTATCGTATAAAAAGAATCCAGCTAAACCTGTTCTGACAATCAAAGACGCTTTGGTAGCTCCTGATAAAGATAAGCGG ATCCTAGAAGCCGTCACAGTTACTGCTACAGATAGGGGCACAGACACAACACATGTGATTAAAGGGAAGTTCCATGTACCGGATCAGTACCACTTTACCATGGAGACTCAAAGCTGTACCGTGGCTCCCACTCGTCGAGGACTCCGCGTGCGATCAGCGACTCAGTGGATGGACTTGGTTCAGGCTGCTGTGGCGAAAACTTTGAATTTGCCATTGAATAG GGTGGATGTAGAAGCCCCTAGGCTGGGAGGCGGGTACGGTGGCAAGGCATCTCGGGCATCGCTGATCGCTTGCGCCTGCGCTCTTGTCGCCTATAAACTAAACCGTAAAGCCTCCCTCGTGATGCCCCTCACTGACAATATGGAGGTTATCGGGAAACGTATGCCAGCTTATTTTGTGTATGAG CTTGGTGTCAATAACGATGGAATAATGCAGTATGCAGATGTAAATTTCTACTCAGATGGTGGTTCATCAATAAATGACAATTTAGCTAGCTCCATCGCTAACCCTTTATCAAGGCTGTACAACAAAAAGCGATGGAACATCAAAGGGTATAGTGTTATTACTGATAAACCCAGCAATACTTGGTGTAGAGCTCCAG CAACAGCAGAAGGGTTTTCCGCGGCCGAGCATATAATGGAAAGAATAGCAGATGCTACTAAAAAAGATCCTATTGAAGTTCGGACACTGAATATCACCGCTGAAAATTCTCCTATTTTAGACCTGGTAGACACTTTCAAAATAGACTGTGAATACGAAGCGCGTAGGGCAGCTATTGAGAAATTTAATTCTGAAAATGCTTGGAAGAAGAAAGGGTTACAAGTCTCCTTGATGGCATATCCGATAGAGTATGACGGTAACTTCCCTGTTACAATATCAGTTTACCATGCTGATGGGACAATCCTTATTGCCCATGGGGGAATAGAAATGGGCCAAGGCATCAACACAAAGGTGGCCCAAGTTTGTGCGTACGCTCTAAAAGTGCCTCTATGTATTGTGACAGTAAAAGGAGCGGATACATTTAGTTCTCCAAACAGTATGGCAACCAATGGAAGTATCACCAGCGAATCTATTGCATTCGCGACAACCAAAGCCTGTAACGAACTACTGTCGAGATTGGAACCGGTGAAAGCTGATCTTAATGAACCCACTTGGCAGGACATCGTAACAGCGGCATTTAATAAAg GTATAAATCTCCAAGTGAGCGCAATGTCATCAAATCTGGACAAGTTGACACCCTATTCAGTGTACGGAGCTTGCACTGCTGAAGTGGAGTTAGATGTGTTAACTGGTAACCATATCTTGACTCGGGTAGACTTGGTCGAAGACACCGGACGCAGTCTCAGCCCTGAAATTGATGTTGGACAG ATAGAAGGTGCCTTTATCATGGGGCTGGGACTTTGGACGTCTGAGAAGCTCGTATACGACCCCTCAGGGCGTTTACTCACTAACAGAACGTGGACGTACAAGCCGCCTGGCGCTTGCGACATTCCAGTCGACTTTAGAGTTTCTTTCAAGAGAAATTCCCTAAACAATAACGGTGTTTTGAGGTCTAAGG CGACCGGGGAGCCAGCGTTGGTGCTAGCAGTAGCGGTGATGCATGCTCTACACGAAGTGATCGTCGAAGCGAGGAAGGAGTATGGCTACCACGACACCGAATGGGTTCACGTTG ATACTCCATATAGCGTGGAGAACATAATTCTAGCAATCTCTCCAAATATTGCAAGTTATCaccttaaataa